A stretch of DNA from Erythrolamprus reginae isolate rEryReg1 chromosome 10, rEryReg1.hap1, whole genome shotgun sequence:
AAGATTCGCTGGGTCCTATGATTTAGGGGCCCTCTCAAAGAAGACCCCTCTGGCTGCCTTTTTGAACACATCCTACATTGTGATCCTGGCAGGAAAAAACACTTGGGTTTCTATCCTGACTCCAGGCACAAAACACAGAAGGGCACATCAAGAACCTACTGGCAAGATGAAGGAGGTGAGCGGTGGGAGCTGATCTGAGTATTTGTCTATCCAGCTTTCCAACTCCAGCACGGGCTCCTCACTGAAGGATGTTCGctctgaagaggaggaggaggaggaagaggaggaaggccagTCACACAAGGTGGGCCTGGAGCAAAGTCTGGTCAAAGCCTCAAGCTCCTTGGAACCTGCCCAGAATGCTTCTCCCTCTCCCAGGTTAGAACATGGATCTGCCCAGAATGACTGCAGAGTCTCAAATCCGACAGCAGGCTCCCCTCACTTGGGGACCCTTCGAATTACAACCAGGAAAAGCAGGTGGTCAATGCAGTTGGTGAAACAGCCATGGGAGAAATTGGGCTTTCAACTCTTGGCAGACAAAGCAGCTTGTTTGAAAAGCATGTTCCTTGCCAAGCTTCTCAGAGAAGTCCTACTTACTCAGGTGAGACTCCCTGGCGGAAGAGATGGGCGTTGCCACATTAGAGCTGGCGTCTTGCAGCATGCACTGGACCTGCGGTGAGGAAGCCAAGACATGTTTGGGGTACAGAAGGGTGGTGTCACCTGCAAGGGAGCTTATGCGCCTCTCAAAGTCAGGAGCAACAGCTTGGCCCAGATAGAAAGGATGGTTCCAACATATTTCTCACCTTGTGGAGTTCTTCCACAAACGTGTGGCCACTTTCACTGCCAAATTCAGCACTTAAGCTGCAGTGGAAAAGAACAGACTGAGTCGCCAGATGTGACCCCCCCACCCCGCCTCTACTACTATGCAGCCACTATTAAGGCAGTCTGAAATCTATGAAAGTGTCACATTTTTTCCTCAACCTCTACAGAGTGGGTGTGTAGCAAGAACGCTGCCATTACTTTTAGATGTTAAAATTACTTTGCAAGATTTGTGTTTCCAATTCAAAGCGAACTTTTACCTCCCCCTGGCCAAGGGGCAAAGGCCCAATTCCTGACAGGCAGCCAGCAACACTTAATGGGAATAGGAGGCGGCGGCACTGAAATATCTTGGCATAAAAGCTCAAAGTCAATCGTGCAATTACCCTAGAGCCGAACTCAGTTCGTCCAGGCTTCCCAAAGCCTCGAAGATCTGGTCATCCTTGGCTCGCCTCTCCCCGGTGAAGGTGCTTGAGAAGCCTTGAAACCCAACAAGAGACAGAAAATGGGGACTTGGTCAGCGAAGGAGGAGGCCCaacttcatttattcaatttgatTCAACCCCGACGGGACCCAGCACTCTAGGGCCAGTCCTGATGCCTTCCGGAGGGGCTACCTTGGTCTCCCGTCCTGGTGTAGATCTTGGGGGCTCCGGGGCTTTTCCTGGGCTTGGAATCTGGCCTGCAAAGG
This window harbors:
- the MMAB gene encoding corrinoid adenosyltransferase MMAB — its product is MAAGGAGWRGGRFLLARVAAGAARGGAKRSRASCKEPGADPPGPDSKPRKSPGAPKIYTRTGDQGFSSTFTGERRAKDDQIFEALGSLDELSSALGLSAEFGSESGHTFVEELHKVQCMLQDASSNVATPISSARESHLKRTSFSEEPVLELESWIDKYSDQLPPLTSFILPSGGKSSTALHLSRAVCRRAERRVVPLVKLGEADANVAKYLNRLSDFLFVLARFAAKQEGKVEQIYRRTQPRD